The window AAACAGCCAGCGGCGAACAGTAGCCACCCGCATAACTGCAACACAAATCCGATCGTCCCGGTCAGACGCTCATGCCACATGCTCTGTTCGCTCAGGGTGGCAACCTGTCGCGCCCGGCAATATAAATGAAACATCATTTGTTTCCTTCCTCATGGATAAACGCAGGACTTTCTCCCAGCGCCTGCCAGAGTCTGATCAGAGAAAGCTGCCCCATGACGCCATCGGCGGTTAGCGCCTTCTGCGCCTGGAACTGGCGTATTTTTTCCTGCAGCAGCGGCGACCATTCTCCTGTCTCCTCCGCCTCAAGGTTAAGCACGCGGCTCAGCATCGTATCCAGCCAGACGATCTCCTCAAGGCTGCTTTTTTTATTTACGACAGATTTCCCGTCCGGCGAGGGTTTCCACAACAGGGTGTAACGCCCGCGCCAGACGCTGGAGAACCAGCTTTTCTTGATACGCCAGGTACGCTGCGTCGTCAGTGCTATCAGTTCATCGTCGTGCTCGCCAATCACGACGACCGGAACGGTTTTTCCCGCCATCTCCAGCGGCGCTATCCACGGCAGCCCCTGCGCTTCCAGCGCCTCCAGACTTTCAGTACCGGACTGACAGGTCAGATTTGCGCGCCATGCCTGATCGCACCACGCTTCCTTTATATCTACCTCATAACCCCAGACCTGGTAGAGAAGTCCGATAGCGCCATTCGTCGACATCACGGCAGTGGTAAGCGGCGCCGGATTGTCGGCGGGAGCGGACGTTGCCGCCGGCAACAGCGCAGGCAGCCACGCCGATAAACGATCTCCATTCTGCCAGCCGCCCAACGCGCATCCCCCCGCCACCAGCAGCGCACAGCAGAGCGTGAGCGCGCGCCAGCGAACCGCAGGAAGCGCCTTCATTACCCATCGGGACGGATTTTCAGACGGCCTTGCATTACCGTCCTCCGCCAGCGTCATCTGACGTAGCCCCCAGCCCGCCCGCGACAGCAAGCGCAGATCCCCTTTACAGCGCCGAACCATCCGCCTGACAAAGCGCCCGGGCAGTGCAGCGAACGCTTCCGAAGTCATGCCGGCGTGAAAAGCGATGGTCTCTTCACATTCTTTTACGTCCGGCGCCGGTATTCTCAACCAAGCGGGATGCAGCCGCTGTATTTTCCGCCGCTGGCAAAGAGAAAACACACCCATCGACAGCAGCTTTGCTGCGGGCAACAGAGTGCGAAAGCGGATGATTGTCGGAATGAGTTCCCGCTTCAGCCTGTGGGCATTATCGATAATGAGGAGCAGAGGGCATTCCCGCGTCTGCGTGATTAACGTCGCCAGCGCAGGATAAATTGCCCCGGCGGGATACAGTGCGCCCGTCAGGCTGGCATCAGGATGATTATCAGAAATTACCATCCACTCCCACTGATATCTCTTAATATTAACCGGCGTAATAATCAGCGCCCTTCCCTGATAGTCACCGGCGATGCCCCAGGCGATCGTGGTTTTTCCCGTGGATCTCGCGCCGTGCGCCACGGCCCAGCCTTCATTCCCCAGTGTCTCAATAAGATAATTAATGATGACGTTCTGCCGTTCTGTACGATTAATCGTTAAATCATCCATGATTACTCATCAGTAAAATTAATAATATTTTCTTAGCGAATTTTAAAGCCTAATTTAAACCACTTGCCGCCCTTTTATAAGGATTATATTATCAGGTCCGCTAACAAGGAATAACAATTACATTTAGGTAAACTTAATTTATTTACTATGATTACTAAATTGCTTTTTTTTAAAAAAAGAGGAATCTTATCGCTATTTATTAATTATAGTGATATTTGCCGCTATTTGTATTTGCCTGATTAGTATTTATGTCACTGTTATTCAGTGGCGGGATAATAAACAGACCCTGACAACGCCTGTCGCAGCAGTCAGGCTGTCGCAGCCGCAACCCCTACGGCTTTCCGCCACGCCTTTATCGGATAAAGCAGCGCCTCCCC is drawn from Citrobacter rodentium NBRC 105723 = DSM 16636 and contains these coding sequences:
- a CDS encoding peptidoglycan-binding protein, with amino-acid sequence MDDLTINRTERQNVIINYLIETLGNEGWAVAHGARSTGKTTIAWGIAGDYQGRALIITPVNIKRYQWEWMVISDNHPDASLTGALYPAGAIYPALATLITQTRECPLLLIIDNAHRLKRELIPTIIRFRTLLPAAKLLSMGVFSLCQRRKIQRLHPAWLRIPAPDVKECEETIAFHAGMTSEAFAALPGRFVRRMVRRCKGDLRLLSRAGWGLRQMTLAEDGNARPSENPSRWVMKALPAVRWRALTLCCALLVAGGCALGGWQNGDRLSAWLPALLPAATSAPADNPAPLTTAVMSTNGAIGLLYQVWGYEVDIKEAWCDQAWRANLTCQSGTESLEALEAQGLPWIAPLEMAGKTVPVVVIGEHDDELIALTTQRTWRIKKSWFSSVWRGRYTLLWKPSPDGKSVVNKKSSLEEIVWLDTMLSRVLNLEAEETGEWSPLLQEKIRQFQAQKALTADGVMGQLSLIRLWQALGESPAFIHEEGNK